A region of Chitinophaga horti DNA encodes the following proteins:
- the trxB gene encoding thioredoxin-disulfide reductase, producing the protein METNTQSEHVHLLIIGSGPAGYTAAIYAARANLKPVLYQGIQPGGQLTITTEVENYPGYPEGIQGPEMMVDFEKQATRMGADIRFGMATKVDLSKQPFTVIIDEEKTITADALIIATGASAKWLGLPSEQRLNGSGVSACAVCDGFFFRGKEVAIVGAGDTAAEEALYLSKLCSNVHMIVRRHEMRASKVMQDRVLKASNIMVYWNSETDEVLGENKVEAVRLVNNQTNVKTEIPVSAFFVAIGHQPNSGIFNGQLEMDEQGYIKTVPGTSKTNIEGVFACGDVQDKIYRQAVTAAGSGCMAALDAERYLSAKEHH; encoded by the coding sequence ATGGAAACAAACACGCAAAGTGAGCATGTGCACCTCCTCATCATCGGTTCCGGCCCTGCCGGTTACACCGCAGCTATTTACGCTGCGCGTGCAAACCTCAAACCGGTGCTGTACCAGGGTATTCAACCTGGCGGGCAGCTTACCATTACCACAGAAGTAGAAAACTATCCCGGCTACCCCGAAGGCATTCAGGGCCCGGAAATGATGGTAGATTTTGAAAAACAGGCGACCCGCATGGGCGCTGATATCCGCTTTGGTATGGCTACGAAGGTAGACCTGTCCAAACAACCGTTTACCGTTATCATCGACGAAGAAAAGACCATTACCGCCGATGCGTTGATCATCGCTACAGGTGCCTCTGCCAAATGGCTGGGCCTCCCGAGCGAGCAGCGCCTCAATGGTAGCGGCGTATCCGCGTGTGCGGTGTGCGACGGCTTCTTCTTCCGTGGCAAAGAGGTAGCGATCGTAGGTGCGGGCGATACCGCGGCCGAAGAAGCACTGTATCTGTCTAAACTTTGCTCTAACGTACACATGATCGTGCGCAGGCACGAAATGCGTGCTTCTAAAGTAATGCAGGACAGGGTACTGAAAGCTTCCAACATCATGGTATACTGGAACAGCGAAACCGATGAGGTGCTGGGCGAAAACAAGGTAGAGGCGGTAAGACTGGTGAACAACCAGACGAACGTTAAAACCGAGATCCCGGTGAGCGCATTCTTCGTAGCGATCGGTCACCAGCCTAACTCAGGCATTTTTAACGGTCAGCTGGAAATGGACGAACAGGGTTACATCAAAACGGTTCCCGGTACTTCCAAAACTAACATCGAAGGCGTATTCGCCTGCGGCGACGTGCAGGACAAAATCTACCGCCAGGCCGTAACGGCTGCAGGTAGCGGTTGTATGGCTGCACTGGACGCAGAGCGTTACCTTTCCGCAAAAGAACATCACTAA
- the pyrE gene encoding orotate phosphoribosyltransferase yields MNKVSEKQVAEKLLQVQAVKLSPSEPFTWASGWKSPIYCDNRKILSYPYVRDYIKSEMSNIVFDVFPEADVIAGVATAGIPHGAMVADQLKLPFIYVRSKPKEHGMGRQIEGVLEAGQRVVVIEDLISTGKSSLEAVQAIRAEGGNVIGMVSIFNYGFDIAVKAMEEAGVSYRSMSNYNALIELAVEKGLVSEAEQETLNSWRTSPSTWGK; encoded by the coding sequence ATGAACAAAGTAAGTGAAAAGCAGGTAGCAGAGAAACTGTTACAGGTACAAGCCGTAAAGCTGAGTCCATCGGAGCCCTTCACCTGGGCTTCTGGCTGGAAGTCGCCTATTTATTGCGACAACCGTAAGATCTTATCTTACCCTTATGTTAGGGATTATATCAAGTCGGAGATGAGTAACATTGTTTTCGACGTGTTTCCGGAAGCCGATGTGATCGCGGGCGTAGCGACTGCGGGCATCCCGCACGGGGCCATGGTAGCGGATCAGCTTAAACTGCCGTTCATTTACGTTCGTTCCAAGCCAAAAGAGCATGGCATGGGCAGGCAAATTGAAGGCGTACTGGAGGCCGGACAGCGTGTTGTGGTAATCGAGGACCTGATCTCCACGGGCAAAAGCAGCCTGGAAGCGGTGCAGGCGATCCGTGCGGAAGGTGGCAACGTCATCGGTATGGTATCTATCTTTAACTATGGCTTCGATATCGCGGTAAAAGCGATGGAAGAGGCGGGCGTTTCTTACCGTTCTATGAGTAACTACAATGCACTTATCGAGCTGGCGGTAGAGAAAGGCCTGGTGTCTGAAGCGGAACAGGAAACGTTAAATTCCTGGAGAACGTCGCCAAGCACCTGGGGTAAGTGA
- a CDS encoding sigma-70 family RNA polymerase sigma factor, translating into MRQLKIATQITNRDSQAVEKYLQEISKIPLLTPEEETVLAQRIKMGDQKALERLTTGNLRFVVSVAKQYQHQGLSLSDLINEGNLGLIKAAQRFDETKGFKFISYAVWWIRQSILQALAEQGRLVRLPQNKIGTYNKANKAYMAFEQENEREPSTEELAEILEMSESEINNIFQSNTRHMSLDAPVHEAEDVAMGDLLEGGDITDDDVMRDSLREEIRRVLKSLSPREAEIVNAYFGLDGENGATIEQIGQKYDLTKERIRQIKERAIKRLQKARYSGALKSYLG; encoded by the coding sequence ATGAGGCAACTTAAAATTGCCACCCAGATCACCAATCGTGATTCGCAGGCGGTAGAAAAATACCTGCAGGAAATCTCGAAGATCCCTTTGTTAACTCCGGAGGAAGAGACTGTGTTGGCTCAGCGCATTAAAATGGGCGATCAAAAGGCTCTTGAAAGATTAACCACAGGCAACTTACGTTTCGTTGTGTCCGTTGCTAAACAATATCAGCACCAGGGGCTCAGCCTGAGCGACCTGATCAACGAGGGTAACCTTGGCTTGATTAAAGCAGCCCAGCGTTTCGATGAAACCAAAGGTTTTAAATTCATTTCGTATGCAGTATGGTGGATTCGCCAATCCATTCTGCAGGCGTTGGCCGAACAGGGTCGTCTTGTTCGTCTGCCGCAAAACAAAATTGGCACTTATAATAAAGCTAACAAAGCTTATATGGCTTTCGAACAGGAGAACGAGCGTGAACCTTCTACCGAGGAACTCGCAGAAATCCTGGAAATGTCAGAATCGGAGATCAACAATATCTTCCAGAGCAACACCCGCCATATGTCACTGGACGCACCAGTACATGAAGCCGAAGACGTAGCTATGGGCGACCTGCTGGAAGGTGGCGATATTACCGACGACGATGTAATGCGCGACTCCCTTCGCGAGGAGATCCGCAGGGTGCTGAAATCACTCAGCCCCCGTGAAGCCGAGATTGTGAACGCGTATTTTGGTCTGGATGGAGAAAACGGCGCCACTATCGAACAGATAGGGCAGAAATATGATCTGACAAAAGAAAGGATTCGTCAAATTAAAGAAAGAGCTATCAAACGCCTTCAGAAAGCACGTTATAGCGGCGCTTTGAAATCCTATCTGGGTTAA
- a CDS encoding LEA type 2 family protein — protein MKHTRLLIVVLAAWASMSSCEKMKDLEFINVANFGLDNLGFTKSVVRMSIAYYNPNGFNLKLKEADFDLFLNDVKVGHSSQDTLIYIPAKDTFYFPVKMEVDMSNVFKNALTALVSKEVTIKASGKCKVGKGGVFLPFPIKCETKQQLGLF, from the coding sequence ATGAAGCATACCCGCCTGTTAATAGTTGTACTCGCCGCCTGGGCCAGCATGAGTTCCTGCGAAAAGATGAAGGACCTGGAGTTTATAAACGTGGCTAACTTTGGCCTGGATAACCTCGGTTTCACTAAAAGTGTAGTGCGCATGAGCATCGCTTATTACAACCCAAACGGTTTCAACCTGAAGCTGAAAGAGGCAGATTTCGACCTGTTCCTGAATGATGTAAAGGTGGGTCACTCCAGCCAGGATACCTTAATATATATACCAGCGAAGGATACCTTCTACTTCCCGGTGAAGATGGAGGTGGACATGTCGAACGTGTTCAAAAACGCCCTTACCGCCCTGGTGTCTAAGGAGGTGACGATCAAGGCGAGCGGTAAATGTAAGGTAGGTAAAGGTGGGGTATTCCTGCCGTTTCCGATCAAATGTGAAACGAAACAGCAACTGGGGCTTTTCTAA
- a CDS encoding RsmD family RNA methyltransferase, giving the protein MPHTRPTTDIAKGGLFNIIENNLDITALKTLDIFGGTGAISYELASRGAADQTIVEKDPNMANFIQKTADSLGVKLKLVRMDVFKYLEHCTDKFDFIFAGPPYALDTIDELPKIIFERQLLNPEGWFVLEHTPRNNYKEFSYYRTERNYGTTIFSVFINREELRKP; this is encoded by the coding sequence ATGCCACATACCAGGCCTACCACCGACATCGCGAAAGGAGGCCTTTTCAACATCATCGAGAATAACCTGGATATAACTGCTCTTAAGACACTGGACATATTCGGGGGCACCGGGGCTATCAGCTACGAGCTGGCTTCGCGTGGGGCAGCGGATCAAACTATCGTAGAGAAAGATCCTAACATGGCGAACTTTATCCAGAAAACGGCGGACTCGTTAGGCGTGAAGCTGAAACTGGTGCGGATGGATGTGTTTAAATACCTCGAGCATTGTACCGATAAGTTCGACTTCATTTTCGCTGGTCCACCCTACGCGCTGGATACCATCGACGAATTACCAAAGATCATTTTTGAGCGGCAGTTGCTGAACCCGGAAGGTTGGTTTGTGCTGGAGCATACGCCTCGCAATAACTATAAAGAATTTTCCTATTACCGTACCGAAAGAAATTATGGTACGACGATCTTCTCGGTGTTCATCAACCGTGAGGAGCTTAGAAAACCTTAA
- a CDS encoding MATE family efflux transporter: protein MRVDTSNRQVFKIAAPIWLALIIPQINHMTNVAFLGRLGQFEMAANGIAGLYYLVMYMISHGLNNGMQILIARRAGETNYPGIGRLFGSGIWLGLVFAFLAIGVTAVLAPIIFASSLHDPQIQEAALSFIRIRMWGLPFLMMMGLANSFYIGTTNTRILAVTSVFMEFTNIGMDYALIFGKLGFPAMGLNGAAYASIIAECTGFVTAFAMLFILKYHKQFHLFQYLRPQFAAIRSTLTVAAPLIVQYLFAVGSWLVFFIFIEHLGQRPLAISNMMRSLFGILSVFIWALGSTANTMVSNLIGQGREFEVTGIIRKIAGYSLACVSVVCLVVNLFPHQLLAIYTPDATLIQEALPSVRMLTASILTTAVSSVVFSGVTGTGNTKVNLLIEFTAVILYLVYCEVVIEQWQKPLHWAWGSEFIYWITVLVLAAWYLKSGKWKGKQL, encoded by the coding sequence ATGCGAGTAGATACATCGAACAGACAGGTGTTCAAAATAGCGGCGCCCATATGGCTGGCGCTCATTATACCCCAGATCAATCACATGACCAACGTCGCCTTCCTGGGGCGGCTCGGACAATTCGAAATGGCGGCGAATGGCATTGCTGGGTTGTATTACCTGGTGATGTACATGATCTCTCATGGGCTCAACAACGGTATGCAGATCCTGATCGCACGCCGGGCGGGAGAAACGAACTATCCGGGCATCGGCCGCCTGTTTGGCAGCGGCATCTGGCTTGGGCTGGTGTTCGCGTTCCTCGCGATAGGCGTTACTGCCGTGCTGGCCCCTATCATCTTTGCCAGCTCCCTGCACGACCCGCAAATCCAGGAAGCTGCGCTCTCCTTCATCCGCATTCGTATGTGGGGACTACCTTTCCTCATGATGATGGGACTGGCCAACTCATTTTATATCGGCACTACGAATACCCGCATTCTCGCGGTAACGTCTGTATTCATGGAGTTTACCAATATCGGGATGGATTATGCGCTCATCTTCGGTAAACTCGGCTTCCCGGCGATGGGATTGAATGGCGCCGCCTATGCCTCTATCATCGCGGAATGCACGGGGTTCGTCACCGCTTTCGCCATGCTGTTCATCCTGAAATATCATAAGCAGTTTCACCTGTTTCAATACCTGCGGCCGCAGTTCGCCGCTATTCGTTCTACACTTACTGTAGCGGCGCCGCTCATTGTACAGTACCTGTTCGCAGTGGGCAGCTGGCTGGTGTTCTTCATCTTCATCGAACACCTGGGACAAAGGCCCCTGGCCATTTCCAACATGATGCGCAGCCTGTTCGGCATACTGTCGGTATTTATATGGGCGCTGGGGTCTACGGCTAACACAATGGTGAGTAATCTCATTGGCCAGGGCCGCGAGTTTGAAGTGACCGGTATCATCCGCAAGATCGCGGGCTACAGCCTGGCCTGCGTTTCGGTGGTTTGTCTCGTGGTAAACCTGTTTCCTCACCAGTTGCTCGCCATCTATACACCGGATGCCACGCTGATTCAGGAAGCCCTGCCTTCTGTCCGCATGCTAACGGCCAGTATTCTCACCACGGCGGTGTCGTCGGTGGTGTTTAGCGGGGTAACGGGTACGGGCAACACGAAGGTGAACCTGCTCATCGAGTTTACGGCAGTAATCCTGTACCTCGTATATTGTGAAGTGGTAATCGAACAATGGCAAAAGCCCCTGCACTGGGCATGGGGCTCTGAATTTATTTACTGGATCACCGTATTGGTGCTGGCTGCCTGGTATTTGAAGAGTGGAAAATGGAAGGGGAAGCAGTTGTAA
- the ltaE gene encoding low-specificity L-threonine aldolase, whose product MITDLRSDTFTKPSPAMMEAMMHAATGDDVWGEDPSVNQLEAIMAAHFGMEAALYCPSGTMSNQIAIKVHTQPGDELICGEHAHVYIYEGGGIASNSGVQVKPIESDRGLLAAADIINAINPDDVHKARTSIVSLENTSNRGGGCCYEFEQLEQIREVCDRHDLALHLDGARLFNALVATGQQPKAYGRLFDSISVCLNKGMGCPMGSVLMGSANYIKQARRVRKRLGGGLRQAGYMAACGLYAMEHNISRLADDHTNAKRIARALLKRDFTGHMLPVDTNIIIFDVQGDWTPVTFTDHLRQHGVLAHVVSATQVRMVTHLDVTTEMTDRVCDIIAAMGL is encoded by the coding sequence ATGATTACGGACTTAAGAAGCGACACTTTCACCAAGCCATCGCCTGCCATGATGGAAGCGATGATGCATGCAGCTACCGGCGACGATGTTTGGGGTGAGGACCCAAGCGTGAACCAACTCGAGGCCATTATGGCAGCGCATTTTGGCATGGAAGCAGCCCTTTACTGCCCTTCCGGCACCATGAGCAACCAGATCGCCATTAAAGTACATACGCAACCCGGCGACGAATTGATTTGCGGCGAGCACGCCCACGTATACATTTACGAAGGCGGCGGCATCGCCTCCAACTCCGGCGTGCAGGTCAAACCTATAGAAAGCGACCGCGGCCTGCTTGCAGCTGCCGATATTATCAATGCCATCAACCCGGATGACGTTCACAAGGCCCGTACTTCAATCGTATCACTGGAAAATACGAGCAACCGTGGCGGTGGCTGCTGCTACGAGTTTGAGCAGCTGGAGCAGATACGCGAGGTATGCGACCGGCACGACCTGGCCCTGCACCTGGACGGCGCCCGCCTGTTTAACGCTTTGGTAGCGACCGGACAGCAGCCCAAAGCCTACGGCCGCCTGTTCGACAGCATCTCCGTGTGCCTCAACAAAGGCATGGGATGTCCGATGGGATCTGTATTGATGGGCAGCGCCAATTACATCAAACAAGCCAGAAGAGTACGTAAAAGGTTAGGTGGCGGGTTGCGCCAGGCAGGTTATATGGCTGCCTGCGGACTATACGCCATGGAACATAACATCAGCCGCCTGGCAGACGATCATACCAATGCTAAACGCATTGCCCGCGCGCTCCTGAAACGCGACTTTACCGGTCACATGCTGCCCGTAGACACGAACATCATCATTTTCGACGTACAAGGCGACTGGACGCCGGTAACCTTTACCGACCACCTACGCCAGCACGGCGTATTGGCCCACGTCGTATCTGCCACCCAGGTACGCATGGTCACTCACCTTGATGTGACTACGGAAATGACTGACAGGGTTTGTGACATTATTGCAGCGATGGGGTTGTAA
- a CDS encoding NUDIX hydrolase, whose protein sequence is MQTPIVIYINERSLHIVSPDTNIPGDLPSFSEPNDAAIADVLEKMERDALPGAILRTADPASLFNQVKAKYTVLEAGGGLVTNPAGDVLMIFRRNKWDLPKGKWDDGETIEECALREVREETGLHSVTLGDKITETFHYYSHKGKRVLKHSHWYAMHFTGTELTVPQIEEDIMDIEWVKQENVDKYLKFSYQNIINVFEAWRAKR, encoded by the coding sequence ATGCAAACACCCATTGTCATCTATATAAACGAACGATCGCTTCACATCGTATCACCCGACACAAATATCCCCGGCGACCTCCCATCCTTTAGCGAGCCGAACGATGCTGCCATCGCGGATGTACTGGAAAAAATGGAACGGGATGCCCTGCCCGGCGCGATCCTTCGCACAGCAGACCCGGCCAGCCTGTTCAATCAAGTGAAAGCAAAATATACGGTGCTGGAAGCAGGTGGTGGACTCGTCACCAACCCCGCCGGCGATGTACTCATGATCTTCCGCCGCAACAAGTGGGACTTGCCCAAGGGGAAATGGGACGACGGCGAAACGATTGAAGAGTGCGCCCTACGCGAAGTGAGGGAAGAAACGGGCTTACACTCGGTTACCCTGGGCGATAAGATTACCGAAACCTTCCATTATTATTCCCACAAAGGCAAGCGAGTACTCAAACACAGCCACTGGTACGCCATGCACTTCACCGGAACGGAGCTGACGGTACCACAGATCGAAGAAGATATTATGGATATTGAGTGGGTGAAACAGGAAAATGTAGATAAGTACCTGAAATTCTCCTACCAGAACATCATCAATGTGTTTGAAGCATGGAGAGCGAAGCGATAA
- a CDS encoding DUF4249 domain-containing protein, giving the protein MRSVHFLFLITIFFAACERTVEIDLLDRESKLVVEGQIENGQYPRVSLSRSLDFYSKITPGILESSYIHGAVITVSNGIRTHRLREYSVKVSDSLRIYYYSADPASASTIFRGRLIPPTRCTSKRKARCTTPPPRYRRTT; this is encoded by the coding sequence ATGCGTAGCGTTCACTTCCTTTTCCTCATCACCATCTTCTTTGCCGCCTGCGAACGCACGGTGGAGATTGACCTGCTCGACAGGGAAAGTAAGCTGGTAGTGGAAGGGCAGATAGAAAACGGGCAGTATCCCCGGGTTTCCCTCAGCAGGAGCCTGGATTTCTACTCGAAAATAACGCCTGGCATACTCGAAAGTTCTTACATTCACGGCGCTGTAATCACCGTATCCAACGGCATCCGCACGCACCGGCTCAGGGAGTATAGCGTAAAGGTGAGCGACTCGCTCCGCATTTACTACTACTCTGCCGATCCGGCTTCGGCATCCACCATTTTCCGGGGGCGCTTAATACCACCTACACGCTGCACATCGAAGCGGAAGGCAAGGTGTACGACGCCACCACCACGATACCGGCGAACGACCTGA
- a CDS encoding heavy-metal-associated domain-containing protein: MRIIRLLLVFMFVGMGATMAQAKKGTLATVVIKTPTVQCAMCKQTIERFMYQEEGVQSCKVDFKKKTTTMKYYTDRTNVENLRAAIANTGYDADDVTAAEDAYKALPTCCKKPEDGGGQPKKKG, translated from the coding sequence ATGCGTATCATTAGATTATTGCTCGTGTTTATGTTCGTGGGAATGGGCGCTACAATGGCCCAGGCCAAGAAAGGCACCCTGGCTACTGTAGTGATTAAAACCCCTACGGTTCAGTGCGCGATGTGTAAGCAAACCATCGAACGGTTTATGTACCAGGAGGAAGGTGTGCAGTCCTGCAAGGTCGATTTCAAAAAGAAGACCACTACGATGAAGTATTATACAGACCGTACCAACGTAGAGAACTTGAGAGCGGCGATCGCCAATACCGGCTATGATGCGGACGACGTAACAGCGGCCGAAGATGCTTACAAAGCGCTTCCCACCTGCTGCAAGAAGCCTGAAGACGGTGGTGGACAGCCGAAGAAAAAGGGATAA
- the folB gene encoding dihydroneopterin aldolase: MLTVALEQLRFFAYHGFYAEEGVLGNDFLLDIYVSFPEPEQVEALAETVNYAALYDIAREAMVVPQPLLEQVVYDISDLIHRRFPNISQTKVALRKMNPPMGAEIRNSLVVLEKNY; this comes from the coding sequence ATGCTTACGGTAGCCCTGGAACAACTCCGCTTTTTCGCCTACCACGGTTTTTATGCCGAAGAAGGCGTTCTGGGCAACGACTTTCTCCTCGATATTTATGTAAGTTTTCCCGAACCGGAACAGGTAGAGGCACTGGCCGAAACCGTGAACTACGCTGCGTTGTACGACATTGCCCGCGAAGCGATGGTGGTACCGCAACCACTGCTGGAACAGGTCGTGTATGATATTTCCGACCTCATCCACCGCCGGTTCCCGAATATTAGTCAGACCAAAGTAGCACTCCGTAAAATGAACCCGCCCATGGGCGCGGAAATCCGCAATTCGCTCGTAGTGCTTGAAAAGAATTACTGA
- the coaD gene encoding pantetheine-phosphate adenylyltransferase, which translates to MQRICLFPGTFDPVTFGHTDVIDRAIDLFDELIIGIGVNAGKQPMYSVEQRVAWIKEIYKDQPKIKVASYEGLTVNFCKKVNAQFILRGIRYVSDFEYEKAIADMNRMMDDSIETIFLTCSPRYSTVASTLVRDVIRNGGDASQFVPEPVLKTIRNA; encoded by the coding sequence ATGCAACGCATCTGTTTATTTCCCGGCACCTTCGACCCGGTTACATTTGGACACACCGACGTGATCGACCGCGCCATCGACCTGTTCGATGAACTGATTATCGGCATTGGCGTAAACGCCGGTAAACAACCGATGTATTCCGTAGAGCAGCGTGTGGCCTGGATCAAAGAGATCTACAAAGACCAGCCGAAGATCAAAGTGGCTTCTTATGAAGGGTTGACAGTTAATTTCTGTAAAAAGGTAAACGCACAATTCATCCTCCGCGGCATTCGTTATGTGAGCGATTTCGAGTACGAAAAGGCCATTGCAGATATGAACCGGATGATGGACGATTCCATCGAAACTATCTTCCTTACCTGTTCACCACGCTACAGCACCGTAGCATCAACACTGGTGCGGGATGTGATCCGGAATGGGGGCGACGCCAGTCAGTTTGTGCCCGAGCCGGTATTAAAAACAATCAGGAACGCATAA
- a CDS encoding hotdog fold thioesterase, which yields MKPIWHSMNVSLEQLNENGKGTLGEHLGMEFTEIGPDYLRAMMPVDHRTVQPYGLLHGGASAALAETVGSVAAALVLNPEKQLAVGLEINANHVRGVREGYVHAIAKPLHLGATTHVWDIRITDDHHKLVCISRLTVAVLQKKNQTED from the coding sequence ATGAAACCAATCTGGCATTCGATGAACGTGTCGCTCGAGCAATTGAACGAGAACGGGAAGGGTACTTTGGGCGAGCATCTGGGCATGGAGTTTACAGAAATCGGTCCGGACTACCTGCGTGCCATGATGCCGGTGGACCACCGTACGGTGCAGCCTTACGGCTTATTACATGGTGGTGCTTCCGCAGCACTGGCCGAAACGGTGGGTAGTGTGGCCGCTGCACTTGTTCTAAATCCTGAAAAGCAGCTGGCAGTGGGGTTGGAGATCAATGCCAACCACGTTCGTGGTGTACGGGAAGGATACGTGCACGCGATCGCCAAACCGCTTCATTTGGGTGCTACCACCCATGTTTGGGACATCCGGATTACGGACGACCATCATAAGTTGGTGTGTATAAGCCGGTTAACGGTGGCGGTTCTACAGAAAAAGAATCAAACAGAAGATTAA
- a CDS encoding DUF4249 domain-containing protein: MYDATTTIPANDLKLDSLWWEPTDGDDTSKVRIVVRATDPPERGNYVRYFTARNRQSFLPGLNSVTDDQVVNGTTFNIPVDAGFDRSQKLDLDTYGFFFRGDTVRVKFCNIDKGTFDFWRTLDFAFTAAGNPFTSPVKVLGNVDGALGYWGGYAAQFKTIIIPK; encoded by the coding sequence GTGTACGACGCCACCACCACGATACCGGCGAACGACCTGAAGCTGGACAGCCTGTGGTGGGAACCGACAGACGGGGACGATACCAGTAAGGTGCGCATCGTCGTACGGGCAACAGATCCGCCGGAGCGTGGTAATTACGTAAGGTATTTTACCGCCCGCAACCGGCAGAGCTTTTTACCCGGACTGAACTCCGTCACCGACGACCAGGTGGTGAACGGCACCACCTTTAACATCCCGGTAGATGCGGGGTTTGACAGGAGCCAGAAGCTGGACCTTGATACATATGGGTTCTTCTTCCGTGGCGATACGGTGCGGGTGAAGTTCTGTAACATCGACAAAGGCACCTTCGATTTCTGGCGAACGCTGGACTTTGCTTTTACCGCGGCCGGTAATCCGTTTACTTCGCCGGTGAAAGTGCTGGGCAATGTAGACGGAGCTTTAGGGTACTGGGGCGGTTACGCAGCACAATTTAAGACCATTATAATACCAAAATAA
- a CDS encoding DUF3822 family protein yields MPVAYTIQPTFAIDDTSLLETDLTTCHLVVLVGKGTFSYAVYTAAMRKFLALKSYSFQPATGAVAELEMIEQVFDADKLLLTAFKEVLLAFDTADNTLVPEMFYGAQLKKDFLHVAHQEKMQEAVLTDTLPELGMVNVYATDKDILGFLRKEFSTDKVVHAHTALLKAYNQDPDIHSPDGTVFIEVQQQKFTLTLYSSGNLLLQQQFTYKSGLDVVYYAVNALRQLQLSEQDVRVKLGGALEEHSQVYQELYKFIPKLSWVQRPDGFSFLAKMQEVPSHHFHNLYALALCV; encoded by the coding sequence ATGCCCGTGGCTTACACGATACAACCCACTTTTGCGATTGATGACACCAGTTTGCTGGAAACAGACCTCACTACCTGCCACCTTGTGGTACTGGTTGGTAAGGGCACTTTCAGCTATGCCGTGTACACCGCCGCAATGCGGAAGTTCCTGGCATTGAAGTCTTACAGCTTTCAGCCTGCTACCGGTGCGGTGGCGGAGCTGGAAATGATCGAACAGGTGTTTGATGCAGACAAACTGCTGCTCACTGCCTTTAAAGAAGTGCTGCTCGCTTTCGATACGGCCGACAATACGCTGGTACCCGAAATGTTTTACGGCGCACAACTGAAAAAAGACTTTCTGCACGTTGCCCACCAGGAAAAAATGCAGGAAGCCGTACTCACGGATACGCTGCCTGAACTTGGCATGGTAAACGTATATGCTACCGATAAAGACATCCTGGGTTTCTTACGTAAAGAGTTTTCTACCGATAAAGTAGTACACGCGCACACCGCGTTGCTCAAAGCTTATAACCAGGACCCGGACATTCACAGCCCGGACGGCACAGTATTTATCGAAGTACAGCAACAGAAATTTACACTCACTTTATATTCCTCCGGTAACCTTTTACTGCAGCAGCAATTCACCTATAAAAGCGGGCTGGATGTAGTGTACTATGCTGTAAATGCCCTGCGCCAGCTGCAACTATCGGAGCAGGACGTGCGGGTGAAACTCGGCGGCGCGCTGGAAGAACATTCACAGGTATACCAGGAGCTGTATAAGTTTATACCTAAACTGTCGTGGGTGCAGCGGCCGGACGGTTTCTCTTTCCTCGCAAAGATGCAGGAAGTTCCCTCGCACCATTTCCATAACCTGTATGCACTAGCCTTATGCGTATAA